A part of Rhinoderma darwinii isolate aRhiDar2 chromosome 1, aRhiDar2.hap1, whole genome shotgun sequence genomic DNA contains:
- the F2RL1 gene encoding proteinase-activated receptor 2 → MRGWQLLLGAALLSTCVVTVSGQNVTGKKNGRNFIGKPETYNNITGKYGYTVNEFAENVLTGGLTRVFLPLIYIIVFVIGLPSNAIALWVFFFRTKKQHPAVIYMANLAMADLMFIIWVPLKISYHLNGNNWIYGEAMCKVLVGFFYGNMYCSILFITCLSVQRYWVIVNPISHTRKNTKIAFIVSGAIWIIIVLSTIPLYLFDQTVFVSNLNITTCHDVLPLSVLATDMFRYFISLAIGLFFFPVILMSVAYAFMIKTLNDSITDEAIGKKRKRAIMLIVTVLVMCLVCFLPSNILLLVNYATIKENHVGNIYAFYITALCLSALNSCIDPFVYYFVSKDFRENVKNTFLCRSVRTVERMQISFSSMKYSRKSNTYTSTSSSTKTSSC, encoded by the coding sequence GTCAAAATGTTACTGGAAAAAAGAATGGAAGAAACTTTATTGGCAAACCAGAAACATACAACAACATCACTGGAAAATACGGCTATACAGTGAATGAATTTGCAGAGAATGTCTTGACTGGTGGCTTGACAAGAGTCTTCCTTCCTTTAATTTACATTATCGTGTTTGTCATTGGATTGCCAAGCAATGCTATTGCATTATGGGTATTTTTTTTCCGAACAAAGAAGCAGCACCCAGCAGTGATCTATATGGCCAACCTGGCAATGGCTGATTTAATGTTCATTATCTGGGTTCCACTCAAGATTTCATATCATCTGAATGGCAACAACTGGATTTATGGAGAAGCCATGTGCAAAGTGCTGGTGGGTTTTTTCTATGGCAACATGTACTGCTCAATACTTTTCATCACATGTCTAAGTGTTCAGAGATATTGGGTAATTGTAAATCCCATCTCTCACACcaggaaaaacactaaaattgcaTTCATTGTATCAGGAGCAATATGGATCATTATCGTGTTAAGCACCATTCCGTTATATCTCTTCGATCAGACGGTGTTTGTCTCCAACCTCAACATCACTACCTGCCATGATGTCTTGCCACTCAGCGTTCTGGCTACCGATATGTTCAGATACTTCATCTCACTTGCCATTGGGCTTTTTTTCTTCCCAGTTATTCTCATGTCAGTGGCTTATGCGTTTATGATTAAAACCCTGAATGACTCAATCACAGATGAAGCTATTGGCAAAAAAAGAAAGCGAGCCATCATGCTAATTGTTACCGTACTAGTTATGTGCTTGGTGTGTTTTTTACCCAGTAACATTTTGCTCTTGGTTAATTATGCTACTATAAAGGAAAACCATGTTGGGAACATCTACGCCTTCTACATTACAGCCCTTTGTCTCTCTGCCTTGAACAGTTGCATCGATCCCTTTGTCTACTACTTTGTGTCCAAAGACTTTAGAGAAAATGTCAAAAACACCTTCCTCTGCAGGAGCGTAAGAACTGTGGAAAGAATGCAGATCTCATTTAGCTCCATGAAATATTCCCGAAAGAGCAATACCTACACCAGCACGTCCAGCAGCACAAAAACAAGTAGCTGCTAA